From Streptomyces zhihengii, the proteins below share one genomic window:
- a CDS encoding ACT domain-containing protein, whose protein sequence is MSGESDLRTLLSGMRPLLRPGRYVFTTVDGGVPEGTAPVVTVTEEEGLTLVVTQEEADAAGLAYDYVAGWITLRVHSALDAVGLTAEVSRALAGAGLSCNVVAGFHHDHLFVPHEHAERAVEVLGELSRGAARGDD, encoded by the coding sequence ATGAGCGGCGAGAGCGATCTGCGGACCCTGCTGAGCGGGATGCGGCCCCTGCTGCGGCCCGGCCGGTACGTCTTCACGACCGTGGACGGGGGCGTGCCGGAGGGCACGGCCCCCGTGGTCACGGTCACGGAGGAGGAGGGCCTGACCCTGGTCGTCACCCAGGAGGAGGCCGACGCGGCCGGGCTCGCCTACGACTACGTGGCCGGTTGGATCACCCTGCGCGTGCACTCCGCGCTCGACGCCGTCGGGCTGACCGCCGAGGTCTCCCGCGCCCTCGCCGGCGCCGGCCTGAGCTGCAACGTCGTGGCGGGCTTCCACCACGACCACCTCTTCGTCCCGCACGAGCACGCGGAACGCGCGGTGGAGGTGCTGGGCGAGCTGTCGCGGGGCGCGGCACGGGGCGACGACTGA
- the allB gene encoding allantoinase AllB, whose amino-acid sequence MRLVLRSTRVVTPDGTRAATVAVAGGRIAAVGAHDAEVPEGARLEDLGDDVLLPGLVDTHVHVNDPGRTAWEGFWTATRAAAAGGITTLLDMPLNSLPPTTTVGHLRTKQDVARPKAHVDTGFWGGALPDNVKDLRPLHDAGVFGFKCFLSPSGVEEFPELDQEQLARSLAEIAGFGGLLIVHAEDPHHLAAAPQRPGPRYADFLASRPRDAENTAVESLIAHAERLGARVHVLHLSSSDALPLIAAAKRRGVAVTVESCPHFLTLTAEEVPDGATEFKCCPPIRESANQDLLWQGLADGTIDCIVSDHSPCTTDLKTPDFASAWGGISSLQLGLPAIWTEARRRGHTLDDVVRWMSEAPARLAGLDRKGAIEAGRDADFAVLAPDETFTVDPANLYHRNQVTAYAGRTLHGVVRSTWLRGERIAENGNLAEPTGRLLERNN is encoded by the coding sequence GTGCGTCTGGTGCTGCGCTCGACCCGGGTGGTCACCCCCGACGGCACGCGGGCCGCGACGGTCGCCGTCGCCGGCGGGCGGATCGCCGCCGTGGGGGCCCACGACGCGGAGGTGCCCGAGGGCGCCCGGCTGGAGGACCTCGGTGACGACGTCCTGCTCCCGGGGCTCGTCGACACCCATGTCCATGTGAACGACCCCGGCCGCACCGCGTGGGAGGGCTTCTGGACGGCCACCCGCGCCGCTGCCGCCGGCGGCATCACCACCCTGCTCGACATGCCGCTCAACTCCCTCCCGCCGACGACCACCGTCGGCCACCTGCGCACCAAGCAGGACGTCGCCCGGCCCAAGGCGCACGTCGACACCGGCTTCTGGGGCGGCGCGCTCCCCGACAACGTCAAGGACCTGCGCCCGCTGCACGACGCCGGGGTCTTCGGCTTCAAGTGCTTCCTCTCGCCGTCCGGCGTCGAGGAGTTCCCCGAGCTGGACCAGGAGCAGCTCGCCCGCTCCCTGGCCGAGATCGCCGGCTTCGGCGGCCTGCTCATCGTCCATGCCGAGGACCCGCACCACCTCGCCGCGGCGCCCCAGCGCCCCGGCCCCCGCTACGCGGACTTCCTCGCCTCCCGGCCCCGGGACGCGGAGAACACCGCCGTCGAGAGCCTGATCGCGCACGCCGAACGCCTCGGCGCCCGGGTGCACGTGCTGCACCTGTCGTCCAGCGACGCGCTGCCGCTGATCGCCGCCGCCAAGCGGCGCGGCGTGGCCGTCACCGTCGAGTCGTGCCCCCACTTCCTCACGCTCACCGCCGAGGAAGTGCCGGACGGGGCGACCGAGTTCAAGTGCTGCCCGCCGATCCGCGAGTCGGCCAACCAGGACCTGCTCTGGCAGGGGCTCGCCGACGGCACGATCGACTGCATCGTCTCCGACCACTCCCCGTGCACCACCGACCTCAAGACCCCGGACTTCGCCTCCGCCTGGGGCGGGATCTCCTCGCTCCAGCTCGGGCTGCCCGCGATCTGGACCGAGGCCCGCCGTCGCGGCCACACCCTCGACGACGTCGTCCGCTGGATGTCCGAGGCCCCCGCACGTCTCGCGGGCCTCGACCGCAAGGGCGCCATCGAGGCGGGCCGGGACGCCGACTTCGCGGTCCTCGCCCCGGACGAGACCTTCACCGTCGACCCCGCGAACCTGTACCACCGCAACCAGGTCACCGCCTACGCCGGCCGCACGCTGCACGGCGTCGTCCGCTCCACCTGGCTGCGCGGCGAACGGATCGCGGAGAACGGCAACCTGGCCGAGCCGACGGGCCGACTGCTCGAAAGGAACAACTGA
- a CDS encoding DoxX family membrane protein, translating to MDDTAVRLARHGPVLLRWSVGLVFLWFGVLKLFPGTSPAEAVAVRAATRMTFGVLPADAVAPLLALMETAVGVGLLTGLLLRLTLAVFFCHMAGVFLALVLLADEMWQDGFLVPTMEGQYIVKNVVLVAAGLVVAAGERNRAARSRRHRPHPCPGP from the coding sequence GTGGACGACACGGCCGTGCGGCTCGCCCGGCACGGTCCGGTGCTGCTCCGGTGGTCGGTGGGCCTGGTCTTCCTGTGGTTCGGCGTGCTGAAGCTCTTCCCCGGCACCAGCCCTGCGGAGGCGGTCGCGGTCAGGGCGGCGACCAGGATGACCTTCGGCGTCCTGCCCGCGGACGCCGTGGCACCGCTGCTGGCCCTGATGGAGACGGCCGTCGGCGTCGGCCTCCTCACGGGCCTGCTGCTGCGCCTGACCCTCGCCGTCTTCTTCTGCCACATGGCGGGCGTGTTCCTCGCCCTGGTGCTGCTCGCCGACGAGATGTGGCAGGACGGATTCCTCGTCCCGACGATGGAGGGTCAGTACATCGTCAAGAACGTGGTCCTGGTCGCCGCCGGCCTCGTCGTCGCCGCCGGCGAACGGAACCGCGCGGCACGGTCCCGGCGGCACCGGCCCCACCCCTGCCCGGGGCCGTAA
- a CDS encoding nucleotidyltransferase family protein: protein MAGLLLAAGGGRRLGGRPKALLRHRGRPLVEHAVRTLRDGGCGPVHVVLGAEAARVRREARLSGCAVTVNPEWESGMGSSLRAGLASLAASGADAVVVLLVDQPGIGAAAVARVVGAYGARSSLVTAAYGGRRGHPVLFGADRWEAVAASASGDRGARAYLREHEAAITPVECGDVAEEYDIDTPEDLRHLE, encoded by the coding sequence GTGGCCGGGCTGCTGCTCGCGGCGGGCGGCGGACGGCGGCTCGGCGGGCGGCCCAAGGCGCTCCTCCGGCACCGCGGCAGGCCCCTGGTGGAGCATGCCGTGCGGACGCTGCGCGACGGCGGCTGCGGCCCGGTGCACGTGGTGCTCGGCGCCGAGGCGGCGCGGGTGCGCCGGGAGGCACGGCTGTCCGGGTGCGCCGTGACGGTCAACCCGGAGTGGGAGTCGGGGATGGGCTCCTCGCTGCGGGCGGGGCTGGCGTCCCTGGCGGCGTCGGGGGCGGACGCGGTGGTGGTGCTGCTGGTGGACCAGCCGGGCATCGGGGCCGCCGCGGTGGCCCGGGTGGTGGGGGCGTACGGGGCACGGTCGTCGCTGGTGACGGCGGCGTACGGGGGCCGGCGCGGCCATCCGGTGCTGTTCGGCGCCGACCGCTGGGAGGCGGTGGCGGCGAGTGCGTCCGGCGACCGCGGGGCACGCGCCTACCTGAGGGAGCACGAGGCGGCGATCACCCCGGTCGAGTGCGGCGACGTGGCGGAGGAGTACGACATCGACACGCCCGAGGATCTGCGCCACCTTGAGTGA
- a CDS encoding IclR family transcriptional regulator has translation MPTSDASATDAAKPAASGGVQSLERAFDLLERMADAGGEVGLSELSASSGLPLPTIHRLMRTLVACGYVRQQPNRRYALGPRLIRLGESASRLLGTWARPYLARLVEETGETANMALLDGDEIVYVAQVPSKHSMRMFTEVGRRVLPHSTGVGKALLAHTPPDEVRALLARTGMPAATEKTITTPDGFLDALEQVRRAGYAVDDNEQEIGVRCLAVPVPESPTAAAISISGPAGRVTEAATGRIVPILQEVARDLSAALASTGPQA, from the coding sequence GTGCCGACGTCCGACGCCAGCGCCACCGACGCCGCCAAGCCCGCCGCGAGCGGCGGTGTGCAGTCCCTGGAGCGCGCCTTCGACCTGCTGGAGCGGATGGCCGACGCGGGCGGCGAGGTGGGGCTCAGCGAGCTCTCGGCGAGCAGCGGACTGCCGCTGCCGACCATCCACCGCCTGATGCGCACCCTGGTCGCCTGCGGATACGTGCGCCAGCAGCCCAACCGCCGCTACGCGCTCGGCCCGCGGCTGATCCGGCTCGGCGAGTCGGCGTCCCGGCTGCTCGGCACCTGGGCCCGCCCCTATCTCGCGCGCCTCGTCGAGGAGACCGGCGAGACCGCCAACATGGCCCTCCTCGACGGCGACGAGATCGTCTACGTGGCACAGGTGCCCTCCAAGCACTCCATGCGGATGTTCACCGAGGTCGGCCGCCGGGTGCTGCCCCACTCGACGGGCGTGGGCAAGGCCCTGCTCGCCCACACGCCCCCGGACGAGGTGCGCGCGCTGCTCGCCCGCACCGGGATGCCGGCGGCGACGGAGAAGACCATCACCACGCCCGACGGTTTCCTCGACGCCCTGGAGCAGGTGCGCCGGGCCGGGTACGCGGTGGACGACAACGAGCAGGAGATAGGGGTCCGCTGCCTCGCCGTCCCCGTGCCCGAGTCCCCCACCGCCGCGGCCATCTCGATCTCCGGGCCCGCGGGCCGGGTGACGGAGGCCGCGACGGGCCGCATCGTCCCGATCCTCCAGGAGGTCGCCCGCGACCTGTCGGCGGCGCTGGCGAGCACGGGGCCGCAGGCGTAG
- a CDS encoding SigE family RNA polymerase sigma factor, which produces MKQEIRECLLTVEEFEDFYAQKVAALTGQLYVMLGDLHEAQDVVQEAFVKGWTRRRQLDRDGHPEAWIRTVAWRLAVSRWRGRRRSAEAWKRGGAPPPHVEAPGPEQVVLVGALRELPAQQRRTLTLHYLCDLTVEQISGETGMSPSTVKTHLVRGRAALADRLHDPRTEEGPHV; this is translated from the coding sequence GTGAAGCAAGAGATCCGGGAGTGCCTGTTGACCGTCGAGGAGTTCGAAGATTTCTACGCCCAGAAGGTGGCCGCCCTCACGGGCCAGCTCTACGTCATGCTCGGCGACCTCCACGAGGCCCAGGACGTCGTCCAGGAGGCGTTCGTCAAGGGGTGGACCCGCCGCCGGCAGCTCGACCGCGACGGCCACCCCGAGGCGTGGATCCGCACGGTGGCGTGGCGCCTCGCGGTGAGCCGCTGGCGCGGGCGGCGGCGTTCGGCGGAGGCGTGGAAGCGCGGGGGCGCCCCGCCGCCCCATGTGGAGGCGCCCGGCCCGGAGCAGGTGGTGCTCGTCGGGGCGCTGCGCGAACTCCCGGCCCAGCAGCGGCGGACGCTGACCCTCCACTACCTGTGCGACCTCACCGTGGAGCAGATCTCCGGTGAGACGGGCATGTCCCCCAGCACCGTCAAGACCCATCTGGTCCGCGGACGGGCGGCGCTCGCCGACCGCCTGCACGACCCTCGTACCGAGGAGGGCCCGCATGTCTGA
- a CDS encoding endonuclease I family protein, producing MPAPHARRWKSPALGGLVAFTAVAALTLPAAAATPAPPAGSAAGATLATAYDDTYYADALGKSGAALKDSLHTIISDQTKLSYSAVWNALKATDQDPNNSANVRLLYSGGSRSKSLNGGNVGDWNREHVWAKSHGDFGTATGPGTDIHHLRPTDVQVNSIRGNKDFDTGGSTVSGGGGSLTDSDSFEPRNADKGDVARMIFYMAVRYEGGDGWADLEVNGNVNNGSAPYMGRLSVLKQWNVQDPPDAFEQRRNEVIYASYQGNRNPFIDHPEWVESIW from the coding sequence ATGCCTGCGCCCCACGCCCGACGCTGGAAATCCCCCGCCCTCGGCGGTCTGGTGGCCTTCACCGCCGTGGCCGCGCTGACCCTGCCGGCGGCCGCCGCCACCCCGGCTCCCCCGGCCGGTTCCGCCGCCGGCGCCACCCTCGCCACGGCGTACGACGACACCTACTACGCCGACGCCCTCGGCAAGTCCGGCGCGGCGCTGAAGGACTCGCTCCACACGATCATCAGCGACCAGACCAAGCTGTCCTACTCGGCCGTCTGGAACGCCCTCAAGGCCACCGACCAGGACCCGAACAACAGCGCCAACGTGAGACTGCTCTACTCCGGCGGCTCCCGCAGCAAGTCGCTCAACGGCGGCAACGTCGGCGACTGGAACCGGGAGCACGTCTGGGCCAAGTCGCACGGCGACTTCGGCACGGCCACCGGACCGGGCACCGACATCCACCATCTGCGCCCGACCGACGTCCAGGTCAACAGCATCCGCGGCAACAAGGACTTCGACACCGGCGGCAGCACCGTCTCCGGCGGCGGGGGCAGCCTCACCGACTCGGACTCCTTCGAGCCCCGCAACGCCGACAAGGGCGACGTGGCCCGCATGATCTTCTACATGGCGGTCCGGTACGAGGGCGGTGACGGCTGGGCGGACCTGGAGGTCAACGGGAACGTGAACAACGGCAGCGCCCCGTACATGGGCAGGCTGAGCGTCCTCAAGCAGTGGAACGTCCAGGACCCGCCCGACGCGTTCGAGCAGCGCCGCAACGAGGTCATATACGCCTCCTACCAGGGCAACCGGAACCCGTTCATCGACCACCCGGAGTGGGTCGAGTCGATCTGGTAG
- a CDS encoding DUF5955 family protein — translation MGQTRVTRSGEDPRAAELRAAVSRLRRELAGHPAEFGDRGIAEDELAVLAAMVAAGDPEVRRMRRSLLLIAGAVGSVSALSPALMQVRAAVDLFSDAPRPTGSGPLGPTGPEPSAPGGFPGA, via the coding sequence GTGGGGCAGACGCGGGTGACACGGAGCGGCGAGGACCCGAGGGCGGCGGAGTTACGCGCCGCCGTCTCCCGGCTCCGCCGGGAACTGGCCGGCCATCCGGCCGAGTTCGGTGACCGGGGAATCGCCGAGGACGAGCTCGCCGTGCTGGCGGCGATGGTCGCCGCGGGCGATCCCGAGGTCCGCCGGATGCGCAGGTCGCTGCTGCTGATCGCGGGCGCGGTCGGCTCGGTGAGCGCCCTGTCGCCCGCGCTGATGCAGGTACGCGCCGCGGTCGACCTCTTCTCCGACGCACCCCGCCCCACGGGCTCGGGGCCGCTCGGCCCCACCGGGCCGGAGCCCTCCGCACCCGGCGGCTTCCCGGGCGCCTGA
- a CDS encoding alpha/beta fold hydrolase — protein sequence MHTFPAPDGTVLAYHESGAGEPLVCLPGGPMRASAYLGDLGGLADAGHRVVRLDLRGTGASGVPADPASYRVDRLVDDVEALREHLGLERLRLFGHSAGAALATLYTARLPERVSELVLVTPGVETTGGRVTPQDRLEVARLRADEPWFPQAYAAMEAIAAGRATEADWAAAAPLSHGRWDDAAREHRASGPAQRNPDAAAGYDTPGAYDPAEVRAALSAFGGRTLVVAAEYDVAAPPVPVTAAARAYPGATTVVLPRAGHFPWHDAPGEFTTAVTDFLTGA from the coding sequence ATGCACACCTTCCCCGCGCCCGACGGCACCGTCCTCGCCTACCACGAATCCGGGGCCGGTGAGCCCCTCGTCTGCCTTCCGGGCGGCCCGATGCGGGCGTCCGCGTACCTGGGCGACCTCGGCGGACTGGCGGACGCGGGGCACCGGGTGGTCCGGCTGGACCTGCGCGGCACCGGCGCGTCCGGGGTGCCCGCCGACCCGGCCTCCTACCGCGTCGACCGCCTGGTCGACGACGTGGAGGCGCTGCGCGAGCACCTCGGGCTGGAGCGGCTGCGGCTGTTCGGCCACTCCGCGGGCGCCGCGCTCGCGACCCTGTACACCGCCCGCCTGCCCGAGCGGGTCTCCGAGCTGGTGCTGGTCACCCCGGGCGTCGAGACCACCGGCGGCCGTGTGACGCCCCAGGACCGGCTGGAGGTCGCGCGGCTGCGCGCGGACGAGCCCTGGTTCCCGCAGGCGTACGCCGCGATGGAGGCCATCGCCGCGGGCCGCGCCACCGAGGCGGACTGGGCGGCCGCCGCGCCGCTCTCCCACGGCCGCTGGGACGACGCGGCCCGGGAGCACCGGGCGTCGGGCCCCGCCCAGCGCAACCCCGATGCGGCGGCCGGCTACGACACCCCGGGCGCCTACGACCCCGCCGAGGTCCGCGCCGCCCTGTCCGCCTTCGGCGGCCGGACGCTGGTCGTCGCCGCGGAGTACGACGTGGCCGCCCCGCCCGTCCCCGTCACGGCCGCCGCCCGCGCCTACCCCGGAGCCACCACCGTGGTCCTCCCCCGCGCCGGCCACTTCCCCTGGCACGACGCCCCCGGGGAGTTCACCACCGCCGTCACGGACTTCCTGACCGGCGCCTGA
- a CDS encoding methionine--tRNA ligase: MTDAPRTYITTTIPYVNARPHLGFALELVQADVLARHRRRRGDDVRLLTGTDDNSLKNVVAAEAAGVGVQEFVDRNAVAFEGLRAPLSLSFDDFIRTSSDPRHRVGVERLWHRVARAGDLYRKHYEGLYCVGCEQFWAPGDLDGGRCPEHGTPPRPVAEENWFFRLSRYADTLRGLIEDGTLRIEPASRRNEVLSLIDGGLHDFSVSRSRTRARGWGIPVPGDADQVVYVWWDALGNYVTSLGFGTGDGEFDRWWAGGGRRVHLLGKGVIRFHAVYWPAMLLSAGLPLPTDILVHDYLTVDGHKISKSAGTVVDPADLVARYGTDAVRWWLLRDVPRVGDADFTAESLVRRHDGDLAGGIGNLVNRVVTMVHRYRAGRPPALRGTAPGTVPGVQAVAPVSEWLARAVAESAGRVDSALEAYDFRQAASAVWSVLEEANRCVDATRPWVHARAEKDGDHASGERLDEVLGALLASCLVLAELLTPFLPDAAARITAQCTPVDGVLPAPVPLFPRLADPATPPGPAG, encoded by the coding sequence ATGACCGACGCGCCACGCACCTACATCACCACGACCATCCCGTACGTCAACGCCCGCCCGCACCTGGGCTTCGCCCTGGAGCTGGTGCAGGCCGACGTGCTGGCACGCCACCGGCGCCGGCGCGGCGACGACGTCCGGCTGCTGACCGGCACCGACGACAACTCCCTGAAGAACGTCGTCGCCGCCGAGGCCGCCGGCGTCGGGGTGCAGGAGTTCGTCGACCGCAACGCGGTGGCCTTCGAGGGGCTGCGCGCACCGCTGTCCCTCTCCTTCGACGACTTCATCCGCACCAGCAGCGACCCGCGCCACCGGGTCGGCGTCGAGCGGCTGTGGCACCGGGTCGCCCGGGCGGGCGACCTCTACCGCAAGCACTACGAGGGCCTCTACTGCGTCGGCTGCGAGCAGTTCTGGGCACCCGGGGACCTCGACGGCGGACGCTGTCCCGAACACGGCACGCCCCCGCGCCCCGTCGCCGAGGAGAACTGGTTCTTCCGCCTGTCCCGGTACGCGGACACCCTGCGCGGCCTCATCGAGGACGGCACCCTGCGCATCGAGCCCGCCTCGCGCCGCAACGAGGTGCTGAGCCTGATCGACGGCGGACTCCACGACTTCTCGGTCTCCCGCTCCCGCACCCGCGCCCGCGGCTGGGGCATCCCGGTGCCGGGCGACGCGGACCAGGTCGTCTACGTGTGGTGGGACGCCCTCGGCAACTACGTCACCAGCCTCGGATTCGGTACCGGCGACGGGGAGTTCGACCGCTGGTGGGCGGGCGGCGGACGGCGGGTCCATCTGCTCGGCAAGGGCGTCATCCGCTTCCACGCCGTCTACTGGCCGGCCATGCTGCTGTCGGCGGGGCTGCCGCTGCCCACCGACATCCTCGTCCACGACTACCTCACCGTCGACGGACACAAGATCAGCAAGTCGGCCGGCACCGTCGTGGACCCGGCGGACCTCGTCGCCCGGTACGGGACCGACGCGGTGCGCTGGTGGCTGCTGCGCGACGTACCGCGGGTGGGGGACGCCGACTTCACGGCCGAGAGCCTGGTGCGGCGGCACGACGGCGATCTCGCGGGCGGCATCGGCAACCTGGTCAACCGGGTCGTCACCATGGTCCACCGCTACCGGGCTGGCAGGCCCCCGGCCCTCCGCGGGACCGCCCCCGGCACCGTGCCGGGGGTCCAGGCCGTCGCCCCCGTCTCCGAGTGGCTCGCGCGCGCCGTGGCCGAGAGCGCCGGACGGGTCGACTCGGCCCTGGAGGCCTACGACTTCCGGCAGGCGGCGTCCGCCGTGTGGAGCGTCCTGGAGGAGGCCAACCGCTGTGTCGACGCCACCCGGCCGTGGGTGCACGCCCGTGCGGAGAAGGACGGCGACCACGCGTCGGGCGAGCGGCTCGACGAGGTGCTCGGCGCCCTGCTGGCGAGCTGCCTCGTCCTCGCCGAACTGCTGACGCCCTTCCTCCCGGACGCCGCCGCCCGCATCACCGCGCAGTGCACACCGGTGGACGGCGTGCTCCCGGCCCCCGTCCCGCTCTTCCCCCGCCTGGCCGATCCGGCCACGCCGCCCGGCCCGGCGGGGTGA
- the aceB gene encoding malate synthase A, whose product MSAPAPSPLAIVEAEPLPRQEEVLTDAALAFVAELHRRFTPRRDELLARRAERRAEIARTSTLDFLPETAAVRADDSWKVAPAPAALDDRRVEITGPTDRKMTINALNSGAKVWLADFEDASAPTWENVVLGQLNLIDAYERRIDFTDPRSGKSYALRPAGELATVVMRPRGWHLGERHLTVDGTPVPGALVDFGLYFFHNARRLLDLGKGPYFYLPKTESHLEARLWNDVFVFAQDYVGVPQGSVRATVLIETITAAYEMEEILYELRDHASGLNAGRWDYLFSIVKNFRDGGEKFVLPDRNAVTMTAPFMRAYTELLVRTCHKRGAHAIGGMAAFIPSRRDAEVNKVAFEKVKADKDREAGDGFDGSWVAHPDLVPIAMASFDAVLGDRPNQKDRLREDVSVAAGDLIAVDSLDARPTYDGLRNAVQVGIRYIEAWLRGLGAVAIFNLMEDAATAEISRSQIWQWINAGVVFENGERATPELARKVAAEELAAIREETGEEAFAAGHWQQAHDLLLKVALDENYEDFLTVPAYEQLNG is encoded by the coding sequence ATGTCCGCACCAGCGCCGTCCCCGCTGGCCATCGTCGAAGCCGAGCCCCTGCCCCGCCAGGAAGAGGTCCTGACCGACGCGGCCCTCGCGTTCGTGGCCGAGCTGCACCGGCGGTTCACGCCCCGGCGTGACGAGCTGCTCGCCCGCCGCGCGGAGCGGCGCGCCGAGATCGCCCGCACCTCCACACTGGACTTCCTCCCGGAGACCGCCGCCGTCCGCGCGGACGACTCCTGGAAGGTCGCCCCGGCTCCCGCAGCGCTCGACGACCGCCGCGTGGAGATCACCGGTCCGACCGACCGCAAGATGACCATCAACGCGCTCAACTCCGGCGCGAAGGTCTGGCTCGCCGACTTCGAGGACGCCTCGGCCCCCACCTGGGAGAACGTCGTCCTCGGCCAGCTCAATCTGATCGACGCCTACGAGCGCCGCATCGACTTCACCGACCCCCGGTCGGGCAAGTCCTACGCCCTGCGCCCTGCCGGGGAACTCGCCACCGTGGTGATGCGCCCGCGCGGCTGGCACCTGGGCGAGCGCCACCTGACCGTGGACGGCACCCCCGTGCCGGGCGCGCTCGTCGACTTCGGCCTGTACTTCTTCCACAACGCCCGGCGGCTGCTGGACCTCGGCAAGGGACCGTACTTCTACCTCCCGAAGACCGAGTCCCACCTGGAGGCCCGGCTGTGGAACGACGTCTTCGTCTTCGCCCAGGATTACGTGGGCGTCCCCCAGGGTTCCGTCCGCGCGACCGTCCTGATCGAGACGATCACCGCCGCGTACGAGATGGAGGAGATCCTCTACGAGCTCCGCGACCACGCCTCGGGGCTCAACGCGGGCCGCTGGGACTACCTGTTCTCCATCGTCAAGAACTTCCGTGACGGCGGCGAGAAGTTCGTCCTCCCCGACCGCAACGCGGTCACCATGACGGCCCCGTTCATGCGCGCCTACACCGAACTCCTCGTGCGCACCTGCCACAAGCGCGGCGCCCACGCCATCGGCGGCATGGCGGCCTTCATCCCCTCGCGCCGCGACGCCGAGGTCAACAAGGTCGCCTTCGAGAAGGTGAAGGCCGACAAGGACCGCGAGGCCGGGGACGGCTTCGACGGCTCCTGGGTCGCCCACCCCGACCTCGTCCCGATCGCCATGGCCTCCTTCGACGCCGTCCTCGGCGACCGCCCCAACCAGAAGGACCGCCTGCGCGAGGACGTCTCCGTCGCGGCCGGCGACCTGATCGCCGTCGACTCGCTCGACGCCCGGCCCACCTACGACGGCCTGCGCAACGCCGTCCAGGTCGGCATCCGCTACATCGAGGCGTGGCTGCGCGGTCTCGGCGCCGTCGCCATCTTCAACCTCATGGAGGACGCCGCCACCGCGGAGATCTCCCGCTCCCAGATCTGGCAGTGGATCAACGCGGGCGTCGTCTTCGAGAACGGCGAGCGGGCGACCCCCGAGCTGGCGCGCAAGGTCGCCGCCGAGGAACTCGCCGCGATCCGCGAGGAGACCGGCGAGGAGGCGTTCGCCGCCGGCCACTGGCAGCAGGCCCACGACCTGCTGCTGAAGGTCGCCCTCGACGAGAACTACGAGGACTTCCTCACCGTCCCCGCGTACGAGCAGCTCAACGGCTGA
- a CDS encoding RICIN domain-containing protein: MKLARWPVMLAAAALAAVSVFTGTSSAAAAPGPAETARAGTAAVAAAAEPTEPKYFLGSGYGPYNIALDAAYGTAYAAAANEGYPSSSCRLSAGPVPNELSPGYFQILLEIHCVPPAPAGAGRIVGVHSGKCLDVKAGGTANGTPVQIYSCNNGSNQSWKLYPDGTLRSLGRCLDVQYARTENGSLLGMNSCHGAPNQQWQLLEGGLLRSAHSGKCLDALGWGTGNGTRVGIWDCAPHHTNQQWQGPGLGT; encoded by the coding sequence GTGAAGCTGGCTCGCTGGCCGGTCATGCTGGCCGCTGCCGCCCTGGCTGCCGTATCCGTGTTCACCGGCACGTCGTCCGCCGCCGCGGCCCCGGGCCCCGCCGAGACGGCGCGGGCCGGGACCGCCGCCGTCGCGGCGGCCGCCGAACCCACCGAGCCCAAGTACTTCCTCGGCAGCGGGTACGGCCCGTACAACATCGCCCTGGACGCCGCGTACGGCACCGCCTACGCGGCGGCCGCCAACGAGGGCTACCCCAGCTCCTCGTGCCGGCTGTCGGCGGGACCGGTGCCCAACGAGCTGAGCCCCGGCTACTTCCAGATCCTGCTGGAGATCCACTGCGTGCCGCCGGCCCCGGCCGGCGCGGGCCGGATCGTGGGCGTGCACTCGGGCAAGTGTCTGGACGTGAAGGCGGGAGGCACCGCCAACGGGACCCCGGTGCAGATCTACTCGTGCAACAACGGCTCGAACCAGTCGTGGAAGCTGTACCCGGACGGCACGCTGCGGTCGCTGGGCAGATGCCTGGACGTCCAGTACGCCAGGACGGAGAACGGCTCGCTGCTCGGCATGAACAGCTGCCACGGCGCGCCCAACCAGCAGTGGCAGCTCCTGGAGGGCGGTCTGCTGCGCAGCGCCCACTCCGGCAAGTGCCTGGACGCCCTCGGCTGGGGCACGGGCAACGGCACCCGCGTCGGGATCTGGGACTGCGCCCCGCACCACACCAACCAGCAGTGGCAGGGCCCGGGCCTCGGCACCTGA